A DNA window from Rhipicephalus sanguineus isolate Rsan-2018 chromosome 8, BIME_Rsan_1.4, whole genome shotgun sequence contains the following coding sequences:
- the LOC119401779 gene encoding lipase member K-like isoform X2: protein MRSNSTINATGNATTRRTPMLLVHGLLTNAATWTANLPSQSPGFLLADAGFDVWLVNTRGVPQSNRHVNLTTKDKDFWKWSFEQIGTQDLPAVIDYILNKTGFTKVGLLTTSQGTTVSLVLLSMRPEYNTKVNILVSYAPVANVTHFTSPMRHLTSFSRLVKMVNDFFTHGGFLVTSKARQRRLAKFCDFRFFRNFCYKPLAFLYGKNPKQYNSTRVPVYVTNLPVGSSSQNLLHYAQMYKAKNFVRFDYGTEKNKEQYKQERPPPYPLENITAPFAIYQGRGDIFANPQDVHDLAERLRCILVVNETVPDPTFGHLDFIYGYNATDILHRHMINLVTNCTTTGVDCKKFIPSSVQQTCNTIAAC, encoded by the exons ATGCGTTCCAACTCGACGATTAACGCTACGGGTAACGCCACGACAAGGCGGACGCCGATGCTGCTTGTCCACGGACTGCTCACCAACGCGGCTACCTGGACAGCGAACCTACCTTCTCAAAGTCCAG GATTTCTCTTGGCAGATGCCGGATTTGATGTATGGCTCGTAAACACCAGAGGTGTCCCGCAGTCAAATCGCCATGTAAATCTCACCACGAAGGACAAAGACTTCTGGAAGTGGAG CTTCGAGCAGATTGGCACGCAGGACCTTCCGGCCGTTATTGACTACATCCTGAATAAGACAGGATTCACCAAGGTGGGCCTCCTGACAACGTCGCAGGGGACAACGGTGTCGCTAGTGCTTCTCTCGATGCGACCAGAATACAACACGAAG GTGAACATCCTCGTCAGCTATGCTCCCGTGGCAAACGTCACGCACTTCACGTCGCCGATGAGGCATCTCACTTCATTCTCAAGGCTAGTCAAG ATGGTGAACGACTTCTTCACGCACGGTGGGTTCTTGGTCACGAGCAAAGCACGGCAAAGGAGACTCGCCAAGTTTTGCGACTTCCGATTCTTCCGTAATTTTTGCTACAAACCACTGGCCTTCCTGTACGGAAAGAATCCGAAGCAGTACAACAGT ACGAGGGTGCCTGTCTACGTGACAAACTTACCTGTGGGCTCCTCCAGCCAAAACTTGCTCCACTATGCCCAG aTGTACAAGGCGAAGAACTTTGTCAGATTTGATTACGGGACGGAGAAGAATAAGGAACAATATAAACAG GAGCGTCCACCACCTTATCCTTTGGAAAACATCACTGCTCCCTTTGCAATCTATCAGGGAAGGGGTGACATCTTCGCTAATCCCCAAGACGTGCACGACCTTGCCGAGCGTCTGCGATGCATCCTCGTGGTGAATGAGACGGTGCCGGATCCCACATTCGGTCACCTCGATTTCATCTACGGCTATAATGCTACTGACATTCTCCACCGCCACATGATAAACCTGGTCACGAACTGCACCACCACCGGTGTAGACTGTAAAAAGTTCATCCCGAGCTCGGTACAACAAACCTGTAACACCATAGCCGCCTGTTAG